One Deltaproteobacteria bacterium HGW-Deltaproteobacteria-4 DNA segment encodes these proteins:
- a CDS encoding DUF1275 domain-containing protein: protein MPYIPYKEQNKTFKERPWVFIYGAMLAAAAGFVNVLLLGIYHVPVSHMTGAVARIAIDISSSNRADFWGAFSIFIGFLCGAIVSGLIIGGTRVQPGRRYGVAMMTEASLLFIAATLLINNNTRSGIPVAAMACGLQNAMASSYCGLILRTTHVTGMVTDIGVLLGHWIRYRRIEYWKLALLLVILSGFVTGGISGGISYANYGIYPLFSLAAGCFVAGLSYFIWRIRHYEDFSIDRWGYFPPEEDNNGL, encoded by the coding sequence ATGCCCTATATCCCTTACAAAGAACAAAACAAAACATTCAAAGAACGACCTTGGGTCTTTATTTACGGGGCCATGCTCGCGGCAGCTGCCGGTTTTGTCAATGTCCTCCTCCTTGGTATCTATCATGTTCCGGTCAGTCACATGACCGGCGCGGTCGCCCGTATTGCCATCGATATTTCTTCGAGCAATCGCGCTGATTTCTGGGGAGCCTTTTCGATCTTTATCGGTTTTTTATGCGGGGCGATCGTGAGCGGTTTAATCATCGGCGGTACCCGTGTTCAACCGGGACGCCGCTACGGGGTGGCGATGATGACCGAAGCAAGTCTCCTCTTCATTGCGGCAACGCTGCTGATCAACAACAATACCCGCAGCGGCATCCCCGTTGCCGCCATGGCCTGCGGACTGCAGAATGCCATGGCCAGCAGTTACTGCGGGCTGATTCTGCGCACGACACACGTCACCGGGATGGTGACGGATATCGGCGTTTTGCTCGGACACTGGATTCGCTATCGGCGCATCGAATATTGGAAGCTTGCCCTGCTGCTGGTCATCTTATCGGGATTTGTCACCGGCGGGATTAGCGGCGGCATCAGTTATGCTAATTACGGGATTTACCCGCTCTTTTCCCTGGCGGCCGGTTGTTTTGTCGCCGGACTCAGCTACTTTATCTGGCGTATTCGGCATTACGAGGACTTCTCGATCGATCGCTGGGGGTACTTCCCCCCCGAAGAGGATAATAACGGCTTATGA
- a CDS encoding PTS fructose transporter subunit IIA has translation MNLSVKEAARLLSVSEKTIYRWIQKEVIPAYRIHEQYRFNRAELMEWATSRRIGAVPESLLTPSSPSSVPISLSDALEAGGIFYRISGSTRDQVLADIVTHLRLSDGIDRNKLLKLLIVRENLCSTGIGNGIALPHLRNPGILPISRATVTLCFLENKVDFQALDGLSVDTLFTIMAPDLPAHLNLYARLNFLLQRPALRRMLAIPGGREEIMTTLRAEEERLSE, from the coding sequence ATGAACCTTTCAGTCAAAGAGGCGGCCCGCCTCCTCTCTGTTTCAGAAAAGACCATTTACCGCTGGATCCAGAAGGAGGTCATCCCGGCCTACCGCATCCACGAGCAGTACCGTTTCAATAGAGCTGAACTCATGGAGTGGGCAACCTCCCGCCGGATCGGTGCGGTACCGGAGTCCCTCCTGACTCCTTCGAGTCCCTCGTCTGTGCCGATCAGCCTCAGCGATGCCCTTGAGGCCGGCGGCATCTTTTATCGCATCAGCGGCAGCACTCGCGATCAGGTTCTGGCGGATATTGTCACACATTTGCGCCTTTCCGACGGAATTGATCGTAACAAACTCCTCAAGCTGTTGATTGTCAGAGAGAACCTCTGTTCGACCGGAATCGGCAACGGCATCGCCCTGCCGCATCTGCGCAATCCCGGTATCCTCCCGATCAGTCGCGCCACCGTCACCCTCTGTTTTCTCGAAAACAAAGTCGATTTTCAAGCCCTCGACGGTCTGTCGGTCGATACCCTCTTCACCATTATGGCGCCGGATCTTCCGGCCCATCTTAACCTCTACGCGCGGCTGAATTTTCTTCTGCAGCGACCGGCCCTGCGCCGGATGCTGGCGATCCCCGGCGGGCGGGAAGAAATTATGACGACATTGCGCGCGGAAGAAGAACGCTTGAGCGAATAA
- the cydC gene encoding thiol reductant ABC exporter subunit CydC — translation MRELIRILGIARPQWLWMAGGIFLAIAVMIANALLMAISGWFIASMSMAGITGISFNYLIPSASIRAFAILRTVGRYGERLVTHEAGFRVLALLRVWFFRRLEPLSPAGLEGYTAGDVAGRLRSDIDALESLYLRIVLPLATGIIAIFLAALFVACWSLASATALLLALLAAGLLLPFVAQRLSTEPGRKSVELAGELRSMVTEGLQGGEELLLLGAVELQAMRVEKLSTQLIDEQEKLAKINGITLAGGVLCAGLGLTGVLIGAGSAVGSGTLAGPLLVMLLLFAAAAFEATAGMPVALQLLPGCRESIRRIRELADAPLPVPEPVSPLALPAEYGIEFKDVSFAYDPARPVLQNLSFHIRSGERLALAGPSGCGKSSIAELLLRFRPYDGEITIGGTEVNALASDALRSLIAAVPQRPHLFNSSLRDNLLLANPDASETELQQALDDACLTAWVAALPERLETRVGEGGSAVSGGEARRIALARALLKDTPILILDEPTEGLDLDTEEKVVTRLTARLAGKTVLIITHRPACLKLVDRVIWMTQTLPPLTPP, via the coding sequence ATGCGCGAACTGATCCGCATCCTCGGCATCGCCCGTCCACAGTGGCTGTGGATGGCCGGCGGCATCTTCCTTGCCATCGCCGTGATGATCGCCAACGCGCTGCTGATGGCGATCTCCGGCTGGTTTATCGCCTCCATGTCAATGGCGGGGATCACCGGCATTTCCTTCAACTATCTGATCCCTTCGGCGTCGATCCGCGCCTTTGCCATCCTGCGAACCGTCGGGCGCTATGGAGAACGACTGGTGACACACGAAGCCGGTTTTCGCGTCCTCGCACTGTTGCGCGTCTGGTTCTTCCGCCGTCTCGAACCCCTTTCCCCGGCCGGGCTCGAAGGCTATACCGCCGGTGATGTTGCCGGTCGATTGCGGAGTGATATCGATGCGCTGGAGAGCCTTTACCTGCGGATTGTTCTGCCACTGGCCACCGGGATAATCGCCATCTTCCTGGCTGCGCTCTTCGTTGCCTGCTGGAGTCTGGCGTCGGCAACAGCGCTCCTTTTGGCACTTTTGGCGGCCGGTCTCCTCCTCCCCTTTGTGGCGCAACGGTTGTCGACCGAACCGGGACGCAAATCGGTGGAACTGGCCGGAGAACTGCGCAGCATGGTCACCGAGGGACTACAGGGAGGGGAGGAATTGCTCCTGCTTGGCGCCGTGGAACTTCAAGCAATGCGGGTCGAGAAGCTTTCAACGCAACTGATCGACGAGCAGGAGAAACTGGCGAAAATTAACGGAATCACCCTCGCCGGCGGTGTCCTCTGCGCCGGCCTGGGCCTGACCGGAGTCCTGATCGGCGCCGGTTCCGCCGTCGGCAGCGGCACCCTGGCTGGCCCACTCCTGGTTATGCTCCTCCTCTTTGCCGCTGCCGCCTTCGAAGCAACGGCCGGAATGCCGGTCGCGCTGCAACTCCTCCCCGGCTGCCGGGAATCGATCCGGCGCATCCGCGAACTCGCCGATGCCCCCCTCCCCGTCCCGGAACCGGTATCACCGCTCGCACTCCCTGCCGAGTACGGGATTGAATTTAAAGACGTCTCCTTTGCGTATGATCCGGCGCGGCCGGTGCTGCAAAACCTTTCCTTCCATATCCGCAGCGGCGAACGACTCGCTCTCGCCGGCCCAAGCGGCTGCGGCAAAAGCAGCATCGCCGAGCTTCTGCTCCGTTTCCGACCATATGATGGAGAGATCACCATCGGCGGCACCGAGGTGAACGCTCTTGCCAGCGACGCTCTGCGCTCCTTGATCGCGGCGGTGCCGCAGCGACCGCATCTCTTCAACAGCTCCTTGCGTGACAATCTCCTCCTTGCCAATCCTGACGCCAGCGAGACGGAGTTGCAGCAGGCCCTCGACGATGCCTGCCTGACCGCCTGGGTCGCGGCCCTGCCGGAGAGGCTGGAGACCCGCGTCGGTGAAGGCGGCAGCGCCGTCTCCGGCGGCGAAGCCCGGCGTATTGCTCTGGCACGGGCCCTGCTCAAGGACACTCCGATCCTGATCCTCGACGAACCGACTGAAGGGCTTGATCTTGACACTGAAGAAAAAGTCGTCACACGTTTAACGGCACGTCTGGCAGGAAAGACGGTCCTGATTATCACCCACCGTCCCGCTTGCCTGAAACTCGTGGACCGGGTGATCTGGATGACGCAAACCTTACCACCCCTAACCCCTCCTTGA
- the cydD gene encoding thiol reductant ABC exporter subunit CydD, whose protein sequence is MSDAVKQPPELSPEKWLIATTRRVKTDLLWSIALAFAAGVLVLLQARLLALACHRLIIEESAFSLIFPLVGLVAGLALLRGGFILLAERRAAAVAAAVKSDVRCRLYHRLQLLGPSGRSGEETGPLVEAVTAGVEGLEPYVMRFLPHLALAALLPIVALLVVLPVEWRAGLVLLFSAPFIPIFMILIGRGTEKLNRKQWGKLGRMASHLLDMIQGLPDLRICSAAKREAESVARVADDYRQSTMVVLRVAFLSAFTLEFFATVGTAVVAVIIGFRLLYGYLSLVDGLFVLLLAPEFYLHLRTLGLSYHARMQGLAAAEKIAPLLALPLPEKDGATLAVAPGPPAIQFAGVTFRYGGTRGGVTEVDLALPAGSLTALVGASGSGKTTLARLLLGLARPEAGRILINGVDLVELNGVAWRARIAWVAQQPFIFSGSLRANLLLGCPAASDDEIRRALNDAAALDFVDRLPAGLNTLLGDRGAGLSGGELRRLALARALLRQADLIVLDEPTAGLDAATEELVAAALQRLSINRTVLVISHRETTVRAAQQVAVMAAGKIIDVVTTAQFLAREDACAN, encoded by the coding sequence ATGAGTGATGCAGTAAAGCAACCGCCTGAACTCTCCCCGGAAAAATGGCTGATCGCGACAACACGCCGTGTCAAGACGGATCTCCTTTGGTCGATTGCCTTGGCCTTTGCCGCCGGCGTACTGGTCTTGCTGCAAGCGCGCCTTTTGGCCCTGGCCTGTCACCGGTTGATTATAGAAGAATCCGCTTTCAGCCTGATTTTTCCGCTGGTCGGCCTGGTCGCCGGACTCGCCCTGCTGCGGGGTGGGTTCATCCTTCTCGCCGAACGTCGCGCCGCGGCGGTGGCGGCCGCGGTTAAAAGTGACGTCCGCTGCCGTTTGTATCACCGGCTGCAACTCCTCGGACCGAGCGGCCGGAGCGGGGAAGAGACCGGCCCACTGGTCGAGGCGGTCACCGCCGGGGTCGAGGGACTCGAACCTTATGTCATGCGTTTTCTGCCGCACCTCGCCCTCGCTGCCCTGCTGCCAATCGTCGCTCTTCTTGTTGTCCTGCCGGTCGAGTGGCGAGCCGGCCTCGTCCTCCTCTTCTCCGCCCCATTTATCCCGATCTTCATGATCCTCATCGGCCGCGGCACAGAGAAACTCAACCGCAAGCAGTGGGGGAAGCTGGGGAGAATGGCCAGTCACCTCCTTGACATGATTCAGGGCCTCCCCGATCTGCGCATCTGCAGCGCCGCCAAGCGCGAAGCAGAGAGTGTGGCCAGGGTGGCCGATGACTATCGCCAGTCAACGATGGTCGTCCTCCGCGTCGCCTTCCTCTCGGCCTTTACCCTCGAATTCTTTGCTACGGTCGGCACGGCGGTGGTGGCGGTGATCATCGGCTTCCGCCTCCTTTACGGTTACCTTTCCCTCGTGGATGGTCTATTCGTCCTCCTCCTGGCTCCGGAATTTTACCTGCACCTGCGCACCCTCGGCCTTTCCTACCATGCCCGCATGCAGGGACTGGCGGCGGCAGAGAAGATCGCTCCCTTGCTGGCGCTCCCGCTCCCCGAGAAAGATGGAGCAACCCTCGCGGTGGCGCCGGGACCGCCGGCGATCCAATTCGCGGGGGTCACCTTCCGCTACGGCGGCACACGCGGCGGCGTCACGGAGGTCGATCTTGCTCTCCCGGCCGGCAGCCTCACCGCCCTGGTTGGAGCAAGCGGATCCGGGAAGACGACCCTGGCCCGTCTCCTCCTTGGATTAGCCCGACCGGAAGCGGGTCGAATCCTGATCAATGGTGTCGATCTCGTTGAACTCAACGGCGTTGCCTGGCGAGCCCGCATCGCCTGGGTAGCGCAGCAGCCCTTTATCTTCAGCGGCAGCTTGCGCGCCAATCTCCTCCTCGGCTGCCCCGCCGCTAGCGATGATGAAATTCGCAGAGCATTAAACGACGCTGCTGCCTTGGATTTTGTCGATCGGCTCCCCGCCGGCCTCAACACACTTCTCGGCGATCGCGGTGCCGGTCTGTCCGGCGGCGAACTGCGTCGACTCGCGCTGGCCCGGGCCTTATTGCGCCAGGCCGATCTCATTGTCCTCGATGAGCCGACCGCCGGGCTCGACGCAGCGACAGAAGAGCTGGTTGCTGCCGCCCTGCAGCGTCTGTCCATCAACCGCACGGTGCTGGTGATCAGCCATCGCGAAACAACGGTCCGTGCGGCGCAGCAGGTGGCAGTCATGGCAGCGGGGAAAATCATTGACGTCGTCACCACCGCGCAGTTTCTGGCCAGGGAGGACGCATGCGCGAACTGA
- a CDS encoding MFS transporter, whose translation MPIFYKEVVASDVAAEVSTAWWGYANAFSSLLLAIMAPLLGACADYQGWKKRFFALFLTIGVTATIFLYFCAEGAWLYCLGVFVIARTGWAGANVFYDAFITDISDHREMDKVSSAGYAWGYIGSIIPFLLVILLITSLQAPDAAEKIPVLAAQLSFVIVALWWLLFSLPMLRHVQQIYFIPTMIRPVWSAWRRVVDTLRQVRGRRNAFTFLLAYFFYIDGVDTIITMAVVYGVDIGIGSSTLILAILTIQIIAFPCTLIWGHLTRFFPAKRLLQAGIAIYGLITLLAFLLPSLATRQEKTMGFWLLAVLVATSMGGIQALSRSFYARLIPPQQSGEFFSFYDIFGKFAAIIGPFLVGITGQLSGDSRYGVLSVLLLFLAGSVLLSQVKEEA comes from the coding sequence ATGCCGATCTTTTACAAGGAGGTTGTTGCCAGCGATGTCGCAGCGGAGGTCTCCACCGCCTGGTGGGGATACGCGAACGCCTTCTCGTCGCTGCTTCTCGCTATAATGGCCCCGCTTCTCGGTGCCTGTGCCGATTATCAAGGTTGGAAGAAGCGCTTCTTTGCACTCTTTCTTACGATCGGCGTCACCGCGACCATTTTTCTTTACTTCTGCGCCGAAGGGGCCTGGTTATACTGCCTCGGGGTTTTCGTCATCGCCCGGACCGGTTGGGCCGGTGCTAATGTTTTTTATGATGCGTTCATCACCGATATCAGCGACCACCGGGAGATGGATAAGGTCTCCTCGGCCGGTTATGCCTGGGGATACATCGGCAGTATCATCCCTTTTCTCCTCGTCATTCTCCTGATTACTTCCCTGCAAGCTCCGGACGCCGCCGAAAAAATTCCGGTCCTGGCGGCACAGCTCAGTTTCGTTATTGTCGCACTGTGGTGGCTGCTCTTTTCACTCCCCATGCTCCGCCATGTTCAGCAGATCTATTTTATTCCGACGATGATCCGGCCGGTCTGGTCGGCCTGGCGCCGTGTTGTCGATACGCTGCGTCAGGTTCGCGGCCGTCGCAATGCCTTCACCTTTCTCCTTGCTTATTTCTTCTACATCGACGGGGTCGACACCATTATTACGATGGCCGTGGTTTACGGGGTCGATATCGGTATCGGCAGCAGCACGCTGATTCTGGCAATTCTCACCATCCAGATTATCGCTTTCCCCTGCACCCTGATCTGGGGCCATCTGACCAGGTTTTTCCCGGCCAAACGCCTTCTGCAGGCCGGTATCGCCATTTATGGTTTGATCACCCTCCTTGCATTTCTGCTGCCGTCGCTGGCGACCCGTCAGGAGAAGACCATGGGATTTTGGCTTCTTGCGGTTCTCGTCGCCACGTCGATGGGGGGGATTCAGGCGCTCAGTCGCAGCTTCTATGCCCGGCTGATCCCGCCGCAGCAGTCGGGTGAATTCTTCAGCTTCTACGACATCTTCGGCAAATTCGCCGCGATTATCGGTCCATTTCTGGTCGGTATCACCGGACAGTTGAGCGGAGATTCGCGCTACGGAGTTCTCAGCGTCCTCCTCCTCTTTCTGGCCGGGAGTGTGCTGCTGTCGCAAGTCAAGGAGGAGGCCTGA
- a CDS encoding AMP-binding protein, whose amino-acid sequence MQTLIDLFVTFAGQSAKPALIYHTGIRRLSCSYQRLDLLARQMNRWLALQGIGAGDKVLLWAPNSLAWAVAFWGIVCRGAIVVPVDFMSDQERAATIADLTGARLAIQSRFKLEPLSGPPSVLIEDLEFLLNPLAPLHELAAPDAGNTAELIYTSGTTGAPKGVILTHRNLIANLLQVNAHLPVVKGNFTFLSLLPLSHMFEQTCGFLIPLYHGAAIVYLRTLKPSAIMAALAVEDIYAVIAVPRLLQLLKGSIETELAGLHLDGLLRKLLRLGARVPRSLRKWLFFPVHRKFGRHFTLFVSGGAPLDPVLFDFWNALGFVVVEGYGLSECSPVLTANTLQRQVRGSVGTALPGVEVKIKDGEILVRGDNVFRGYEQNPAATAAAFAPDFWFRTGDLGEVDEEGWLRIKGRSKELIVTGAGINVYPDEIEQVLNALPGVREACVIGLDKGGGEEVHAVLLLNNGEESGEEVVAAANRHLDALQQITSFSLWPETDFPKTTTLKIQKFKVRQHLHDLQGQGGTISHDPLLTIIAAVTGNDTATIGEESLLVASLGLTSIGRLELVSRLEQEFRLDLDDAALNDTTSVADLRRLLAQRKKSQAARDFRFWTNTAPGRFIRQGCDFFIHYPLLRAIVTLKTTGTENLAEIEAPVLFIANHTSLLDQPVIMFSLPRSWRYHTATAAWEEFFFKNFQNRAGQLWKRLTYEYSSVAANVFPLPQSGSFRPALQYMGKLADHRCNILLFPEGERTRDGQLLPLQPGLGIIVQELGIPVVPVWINGLEKVLPRGARWPKRGRVTVTFGAALTFHSEEPPEIVGRARQALLDLASSSGSD is encoded by the coding sequence ATGCAGACTCTCATCGACCTCTTTGTGACCTTTGCCGGGCAGAGTGCTAAACCGGCTCTCATCTACCACACCGGGATCCGCCGTCTGTCCTGCTCTTATCAGCGTCTCGACCTGCTCGCCCGGCAGATGAACCGCTGGCTGGCGCTGCAGGGGATAGGCGCCGGCGACAAGGTGCTCCTTTGGGCGCCGAACTCACTGGCCTGGGCGGTGGCGTTCTGGGGGATTGTCTGCCGCGGCGCGATTGTCGTCCCCGTCGATTTCATGTCAGATCAGGAGCGCGCCGCAACCATTGCCGACCTGACCGGCGCCCGCCTCGCCATCCAGAGCCGTTTCAAGCTCGAACCTCTCAGCGGTCCGCCGTCTGTTCTGATCGAAGATCTCGAATTCCTTCTCAACCCCCTTGCCCCTCTCCATGAACTGGCGGCGCCGGACGCGGGCAATACTGCCGAACTGATCTACACTTCCGGTACCACCGGAGCGCCCAAGGGGGTGATCCTTACCCATCGTAATCTGATCGCCAATCTCCTCCAGGTCAATGCCCATTTGCCGGTGGTCAAGGGAAATTTTACCTTCCTTTCTCTCTTGCCCCTGTCGCATATGTTCGAACAGACCTGTGGTTTTCTCATTCCACTTTACCACGGTGCCGCCATCGTCTACCTGCGCACCCTCAAACCTTCGGCGATCATGGCGGCGCTGGCCGTCGAAGATATCTATGCCGTGATCGCCGTGCCGCGCCTGTTGCAGCTGCTCAAAGGGTCGATCGAAACGGAGTTAGCCGGCCTCCATCTTGACGGTCTGTTGCGCAAGCTGCTGCGCCTGGGAGCAAGGGTGCCGCGTTCGCTTCGTAAATGGCTCTTCTTTCCGGTGCACCGCAAGTTCGGGCGTCACTTTACCCTCTTCGTCTCCGGCGGCGCCCCCCTTGATCCGGTTCTTTTCGATTTCTGGAATGCTCTCGGATTTGTTGTTGTTGAGGGTTACGGCCTGAGTGAATGTTCACCGGTTTTGACTGCCAATACGTTGCAACGGCAGGTGCGCGGCTCGGTTGGAACTGCGCTCCCCGGCGTCGAAGTAAAGATAAAGGACGGGGAGATTCTTGTCCGCGGCGACAATGTCTTCCGCGGCTACGAGCAGAACCCGGCGGCGACGGCGGCGGCCTTTGCTCCGGATTTCTGGTTTCGCACCGGTGATCTTGGCGAAGTTGATGAGGAGGGTTGGCTGCGGATCAAGGGGCGGAGCAAGGAGTTGATCGTCACCGGGGCCGGGATCAATGTCTATCCCGATGAAATTGAACAGGTACTCAATGCGCTCCCCGGCGTTCGCGAAGCCTGCGTTATTGGCCTCGACAAGGGGGGAGGGGAGGAGGTGCACGCCGTCCTTCTTCTGAACAATGGGGAAGAGAGCGGTGAGGAGGTCGTGGCAGCCGCCAATCGCCACCTTGACGCCCTGCAGCAGATCACCAGTTTTTCCCTTTGGCCGGAAACGGATTTCCCCAAGACCACCACCCTGAAGATCCAGAAGTTCAAGGTGCGTCAACACCTGCACGATCTTCAGGGTCAGGGTGGCACAATTTCCCACGATCCCCTGCTCACTATCATTGCCGCCGTCACCGGGAACGATACCGCCACCATCGGTGAAGAGTCGCTGCTGGTTGCATCTCTCGGCCTCACTTCCATCGGTCGTCTCGAACTCGTCAGTCGTCTCGAACAGGAATTCCGCCTCGATCTCGACGACGCGGCGCTTAACGACACGACAAGCGTTGCTGACCTGCGCCGCTTGCTGGCGCAACGTAAAAAGTCGCAGGCGGCCCGGGATTTCCGTTTCTGGACCAATACCGCCCCGGGGCGCTTTATCCGGCAGGGCTGCGACTTCTTTATCCATTATCCGCTGTTGCGCGCCATCGTCACCCTGAAGACGACCGGGACGGAAAATCTGGCGGAAATCGAGGCACCGGTCCTCTTTATTGCCAATCACACCAGCTTACTCGATCAGCCGGTCATCATGTTCTCTTTGCCGCGCTCCTGGCGCTATCACACCGCCACCGCCGCCTGGGAGGAATTCTTTTTTAAAAATTTCCAGAATCGCGCCGGGCAGCTTTGGAAACGGCTCACCTACGAATACAGTAGTGTCGCAGCCAATGTTTTTCCCCTGCCGCAGAGCGGTTCCTTTCGCCCGGCACTGCAGTATATGGGGAAGCTTGCCGATCACCGCTGCAATATCCTCCTCTTTCCGGAGGGGGAGCGCACTCGGGACGGGCAGCTCCTCCCTCTGCAACCGGGGCTCGGCATTATCGTGCAAGAGCTCGGGATACCGGTGGTGCCGGTGTGGATCAACGGACTGGAGAAGGTTCTGCCGCGTGGTGCTCGCTGGCCGAAACGGGGACGGGTCACCGTCACCTTTGGCGCCGCTCTCACCTTTCACAGCGAAGAACCGCCCGAGATTGTAGGCCGGGCGCGGCAGGCTCTTCTTGATCTTGCGTCGTCTTCTGGGTCAGATTGA
- a CDS encoding transcriptional regulator: MSEPEFRCGVEVTLAVMSGKWKGLVLWHLRHKTLRFSQLQRRLRSVTQKMLTQQLRELEANGLIHRQIYAEVPPRVEYSLTDEGRRIVPILELMCQWGQDYLQKTEGINLTQKTTQDQEEPAAPGLQSRAVLRCER, translated from the coding sequence ATGAGTGAACCGGAATTTCGTTGTGGCGTTGAAGTGACCCTGGCGGTTATGAGTGGCAAATGGAAGGGACTGGTCCTGTGGCACCTGCGCCACAAGACCCTGCGCTTCAGCCAATTGCAGCGCCGTTTGAGGTCGGTTACGCAAAAGATGCTGACCCAGCAACTGCGCGAACTTGAAGCAAATGGACTGATCCACCGGCAAATTTACGCCGAGGTTCCACCCCGAGTCGAATACTCTTTAACCGACGAGGGACGCAGGATTGTTCCGATTCTGGAATTGATGTGCCAATGGGGACAGGATTATCTGCAAAAGACTGAAGGGATCAATCTGACCCAGAAGACGACGCAAGATCAAGAAGAGCCTGCCGCGCCCGGCCTACAATCTCGGGCGGTTCTTCGCTGTGAAAGGTGA
- a CDS encoding oxidoreductase codes for MSETFKALLVEQPEKKVFTRTIVERHVDDLPAGELLVRVHYSSLNFKDALSATGNPGVTRNYPHTPGIDAAGEVISCSDGRFVPGDQVIVTSYDLGMETDGGFGQIIRVPSSWALKLPAGLSLRESMMLGTAGLTAALSVYELEQGGVKPEDGPILVTGATGGVGSLAVAILAKAGYQATAATGKSTEADYLQGIGAADVIERSAVTQGSERPMMKPVWGGVVDCVGGEMLGAAIKATKPRGVVTCCGLVGSSELPMNVFPFILRGVRLIGIDSAECPMTHRTEVWKNLATKWKLTALESMVEEVGLDGLEEKIQSILKGGLKRRILVRLI; via the coding sequence ATGTCCGAAACATTCAAGGCACTGCTGGTCGAACAACCCGAGAAGAAAGTCTTTACCCGCACGATCGTCGAGCGCCATGTCGATGATCTCCCCGCCGGCGAACTGCTGGTGCGGGTCCACTATTCGTCCCTCAATTTCAAGGATGCACTTTCAGCCACGGGGAATCCCGGCGTGACCCGCAACTATCCGCACACGCCCGGTATCGATGCGGCCGGTGAAGTGATCAGCTGCAGCGATGGCCGTTTCGTTCCCGGCGATCAGGTGATTGTCACCAGTTATGATCTCGGCATGGAGACCGATGGCGGCTTCGGACAGATCATCCGGGTGCCGAGCTCATGGGCATTGAAGCTCCCGGCTGGCCTCAGTCTCAGAGAAAGCATGATGCTCGGGACGGCCGGATTGACCGCAGCGCTTTCGGTTTACGAACTGGAGCAGGGTGGGGTAAAACCGGAAGACGGTCCGATACTGGTCACCGGGGCAACGGGCGGGGTCGGCAGTCTGGCCGTGGCCATTCTCGCCAAGGCCGGCTACCAGGCGACGGCTGCGACAGGAAAATCAACGGAAGCGGATTATTTGCAGGGAATCGGCGCCGCCGATGTGATCGAGCGGAGCGCGGTTACGCAGGGGAGTGAACGGCCGATGATGAAGCCGGTCTGGGGCGGGGTTGTCGACTGTGTCGGTGGTGAGATGCTCGGCGCAGCCATCAAGGCGACCAAGCCAAGAGGGGTTGTAACCTGCTGTGGCTTGGTCGGCTCCAGCGAACTGCCGATGAATGTTTTCCCCTTTATTCTGCGCGGAGTTCGCCTGATCGGCATCGATTCAGCGGAATGCCCGATGACGCACCGCACGGAAGTCTGGAAAAATCTGGCCACGAAGTGGAAACTCACCGCTCTTGAATCGATGGTTGAGGAGGTCGGTCTTGACGGATTGGAAGAGAAGATTCAGTCGATACTCAAGGGCGGGCTCAAAAGACGGATCCTTGTGCGCTTGATCTGA
- a CDS encoding DUF1294 domain-containing protein, producing the protein MIILYILLSTITFVVYGFDKLAAQRGDRRVRERTLHLLALCGGWPGALAGQQIFRHKTRNRTFQVDFWLIVLLNIALLTGWHLWPST; encoded by the coding sequence ATGATTATCCTCTACATCCTCCTCAGCACCATCACCTTCGTCGTCTACGGCTTCGACAAACTCGCGGCCCAGCGCGGCGACAGGCGCGTCAGAGAACGCACCCTGCACCTCCTTGCCCTCTGCGGCGGCTGGCCGGGGGCGCTGGCGGGACAACAGATCTTTCGCCACAAGACGCGCAATCGCACCTTTCAAGTCGACTTCTGGCTGATAGTCCTCCTCAACATCGCCCTCCTCACCGGCTGGCACTTATGGCCATCAACGTAA